In a single window of the Nicotiana tomentosiformis chromosome 8, ASM39032v3, whole genome shotgun sequence genome:
- the LOC104097876 gene encoding long chain base biosynthesis protein 1-like, which produces MDSAVSVLTNMVRVTSDWVTSAFEVPFARAVIFEVNIGGHLFVEGLLLVVIVFLMSQKSYKPPKRPLTKKEIDELCEEWAPEPLIPSITDEMKHEPPVLESAAGPHTIVNGKDVVNFTSANYLGLLGSKELLETCTSALEKYGVGSCGPRGFYGTIDVHLDCEARIAKFLGTPDSILYSYGLSTMFSAIPAFCKKGDVVIADEGVHWGIQNGLQLSRSTIIYFKHNNMESLRSTLEKVTQENKQAKKLRRYIVVEAVYQNSGKVAPLDEIIKLKEKYRFRVLLDESNSIGVLGSSGRGLTEHCKVPADKIDIITAAMGHALATEGGFCTGNARVIDHQRLSSSGYVFSASLPPYLASAAIKAIDIVEEKPELLVKLRQNIATLTKGLSDIKGLDIVSDPLSPIIFLTLKKSTGSSKGDLQMLEDIADHVLKEDSVFIVTSKRSTLDKCKLPVGIRLFVSAAHSEADLVKASESLKRAAESLLPVRD; this is translated from the exons ATGGATTCAGCAGTTTCTGTACTGACAAATATGGTGAGAGTTACATCTGATTGGGTGACATCAGCCTTTGAGGTTCCATTCGCAAGAGCTGTGATATTTGAGGTTAACATTGGAG GACATCTATTTGTGGAAGGTCTTCTCCTGGTGGTCATTGTCTTTCTAATGTCTCAGAAGAGTTACAAACCACCTAAAAGACCATTGACAAAGAAG GAAATTGATGAGTTATGTGAAGAATGGGCCCCAGAACCACTTATCCCTTCCATCACTGATGAGATGAAACATGAACCTCCGGTTTTGGAAAG TGCTGCAGGGCCTCATACTATAGTTAATGGGAAAGACGTAGTGAACTTCACTTCGGCGAATTACCTTGGATTATTAGGAAGCAAAGAATTACTA GAGACTTGTACTTCAGCTCTAGAGAAGTATGGTGTAGGTTCTTGTGGTCCCCGGGGATTCTATGGCACAATTG ATGTCCACCTTGATTGTGAGGCTAGAATAGCGAAGTTTCTGGGAACTCCAGATTCCATACTCTACTCGTATGGACTTTCTACAATGTTCAGTGCAATTCCAGCTTTTTGCAAAAAGGGAGATGTTGTTATCGC GGATGAAGGTGTCCACTGGGGAATCCAGAATGGCCTTCAGCTCTCTAGAAGTACCATCATATACTTTAAGCATAACAATATGGAGTCGTTGCGAAGTACTTTGGAGAAAGTAACCCAAGAAAACAAACAAGCTAAGAAGCTTAGGCGCTATATCGTTGTTGAAGCTGTGTATCAG AATTCTGGCAAAGTAGCTCCATTAGATGAAATCATCAAGCTGAAGGAAAAATATCGATTCCGTGTATTGTTGGATGAGAGCAATTCCATTGGTGTGCTTGGCAGTTCTGGTAGAGGTCTAACTGAACATTGTAAAGTTCCG GCTGACAAGATAGATATAATAACTGCGGCAATGGGACATGCATTGGCCACAGAAGGCGGCTTTTGCACTGGGAATGCTAGAGTCATTGATCACCAG CGCCTCAGTAGTTCTGGTTATGTCTTCTCTGCTTCACTGCCTCCTTACTTAGCAAGTGCTGCGATTAAGGCTATTGATATCGTGGAAGAAAAACCTGAACTTCTTGTCAAACTGAGGCAAAATATTGCTACGTTGACTAAAG GTCTATCGGATATAAAAGGCTTAGATATAGTAAGTGATCCGCTCTCCCCGATTATATTCCTTACATTAAAGAAGTCCACTGGTTCTTCAAAGGGTGATCTACAAATGCTTGAAGATATAGCTGATCAT GTCTTGAAGGAAGATTCTGTCTTTATTGTTACTTCAAAGAGGTCAACTCTTGATAAATGTAAGCTGCCAGTTGGAATTAGATTATTTGTGTCGGCAGCTCATTCAGAAGCCGATCTGGTGAAAGCCAGTGAATCATTGAAAAGAGCAGCAGAATCGCTATTGCCAGTTCGCGATTGA
- the LOC104097879 gene encoding protein NAR1: MSEKFSATLRIGDLNDYIAPSQGCVVSLNANSTPRIPQNVGKSAGALSKPVVQNEPVKISLKDCLACSGCITSAETVMLEKQSLDEFLSNLEKGRTVIVSVSPQSRASLAVQYGLSSLQVFRKLTTLFKSLGVKAIFDTSCSRDLTLIESCNEFMVRYKQPRSTGNGESKPPLPMISSACPGWICYAEKTLGSYILPYISSVKSPQQTIGAVVKNYLCQKLSVRPEDIYHVTVMPCYDKKLEAAREDFVFQVDTDSEKITEVDSVLTTGEVLDLIQLKAVNFQSLEESPLDKLFANIDEEGHLYGVHGSSGGYADTIYRHAAKVLLNQEVKGPIAFKTIRNSDFQEVSLEVNDKSVLKFALCYGFRNLQNVVRKVKMGKCDYHFLEIMACPSGCLNGGGQIKPQPGQSGKELIRLLETAYVEDVVVADPFNNPIIKGLYNEWLEQPGSEKAKRYLHTEYHPVVKSITSQLHNW; encoded by the exons ATGTCTGAGAAATTCTCAGCGACACTAAGGATAGGGGATTTGAATGATTACATAGCTCCCTCCCAGGGCTGCGTCGTTTCCCTCAATGCTAATTCTACTCCTAGGATCCCCCAG AATGTGGGAAAATCAGCTGGAGCACTGAGCAAACCAGTAGTACAAAATGAACCCGTCAAAATTTCTCTCAAAGATTGCTTGGCTTGCAG CGGGTGCATTACATCAGCAGAAACAGTCATGCTTGAGAAGCAGAGCTTAGATGAGTTCCTTTCCAATTTGGAAAAGGGGAGAACTGTTATTGTCTCTGTATCTCCCCAGTCTAGGGCCTCTCTCGCTGTTCAATATGGACTTTCTTCACTTCAG GTCTTCAGGAAGCTCACAACTTTATTTAAGTCTCTGGGTGTGAAAGCTATATTTGATACCAGCTGCAGTAGAGACTTGACCCTAATAGAATCTTGTAACGAGTTCATGGTGCGATATAAACAACCCCGAAGTACAGGTAATGGGGAGTCAAAGCCACCTTTGCCTATGATATCTTCCGCATGTCCAG GTTGGATATGCTACGCTGAGAAGACCCTTGGTTCTTACATTCTTCCATACATTTCTTCAGTCAAGAGCCCCCAACAAACTATCGGAGCAGTCGTTAAGAATTATTTATGTCAAAAGCTAAGTGTAAG ACCAGAGGATATATATCATGTTACGGTAATGCCATGTTATGACAAGAAGCTCGAGGCTGCTCGTGAGGACTTTGTGTTTCAAGTGGATACAGATAGTGAAAAAATTACGGAGGTTGATTCAGTTCTGACAACAGGAGAGGTTTTGGATTTGATACAG TTAAAAGCAGTTAATTTTCAATCCTTGGAAGAGTCACCCTTAGATAAGTT GTTTGCCAATATCGATGAGGAGGGCCATCTTTATGGGGTTCACGGAAGCTCTGGAGGATATGCAGATACCATTTATCGTCATGCCGCTAAAGTTCTTTTAAATCAGGAAGTTAAAGGCCCTATAGCATTCAAGACTATAAGGAACTCTGATTTCCAAGAAGTGAGCCTAGAA GTGAATGATAAATCGGTCCTGAAATTTGCATTATGTTATGGTTTCCGAAACCTGCAGAATGTTGTTAGGAAAGTGAAAATGGGAAAGTGTGACTACCATTTCTTGGAGATCATGGCATGCCCTTCAG GATGCTTAAATGGTGGTGGACAAATAAAGCCACAGCCTGGGCAGTCAGGTAAAGAGTTGATTCGGCTGTTGGAGACGGCTTATGTAGAAGAT GTTGTTGTTGCTGATCCTTTCAACAATCCCATCATAAAAGGCCTATACAATGAGTGGCTTGAACAGCCTGGTTCAGAGAAAGCAAAGAGGTACTTGCATACTGAATATCATCCTGTAGTGAAAAGTATCACTTCACAGTTGCATAACTGGTGA
- the LOC104097877 gene encoding calcineurin-binding protein 1 — protein MFSIAAINDTDSKSQWEPLAPTKEAQEFHLSQAYHEGLLKLEAKDYKKARELLEAVLKDPLVANSQVDSNSSDGHLLQLRFLALKNLANVFLQQGAPYYKDALQCYLQSVEIDNKDAVVWNKLGTLACSMGSLSISRWAFEQGLYCSPNNWNCMEKLLEVLIAIGDEVACLSVADLILRHWPSHSRALLVKRTIEESEPIPFAPRGIDNLEPKHTRLKFPEKRKAAGDDLDEKLVSKKLKQSLEFCLPDVSWTALASEFLKILHPSIESSSELGLGKNISGDVTVSIKLSNIPGKSRDPSERKTTYVSAAAESICVVDYKSEKGSAGREKQSSICGEQPQERRSSRLERLRSRKPDKEELDFETNRDLAKVVMQFLGPYLVNQTGFADKAEDLPNSPDTECDDVVEFVLKSTRNHGAYHLGHMLLEEVANRGILYQDGMSKFLDLEKMIRFWGQERTPECNLFLAELYYDFGVCSSDTSKKSSLMSEASYHLCKIIECVALDYPFHIIGRKESSSTREHCQNNGHSGYPQISKNHGFWVRFFWLSGQLSISDGDKARAREEFSISIELLTNKESKNDFVSLSHLKSYKRLTVDRILHEIHLLDVDFLMKDGIHQLVDKNLHSECVKTLAPLLFSSKEVRAESLRVTNHTERGLTSIELSALDILIKGCEETEPLDIEVYLNCHKRKLQVLITAASEEEYQLSNQMKDSKMLSVSDSESKEIPSDLCNLVAQEVKAISQCASRIKSISNPSESSSGVPMTVISDIQSSLLMFMCNIANTYSCKKFSGPGISDHREQRESSYFVDAAIAFCKLQHLIPNVPIKAQTELIVAIHDMLAEFGVCCANATGEEEEGTFLKLAIKHLLNLDMKLKSNFHSVCKEFEMSQRDEQSSHDNNVGKSEQLSHGSNIKVLSNVSNLDNLNVTGQIDRDEATASDKDAVERISAEAISASKALEVEKTKEEKSKSIGDVSDGLYPRSEKSKDQLVEDGTKLSEDEKEELEVAIDNALDQCFYCLYGLNLRSDASYEDDLAAHKNTSRGDYQTKEQCADVFQYILPYAKASSKTGLIKLRRVLRAIRKHFPQPPDDVLAGNAIDKFLDGPEMYEDKLSEEAGSSGFLESMTKILLSDPGSLKQQKASSKGSSEPYLEVYSNLYYLLAQSEEMNATDKWAGFVLTKEGEEFVQQNANLIKYDLIYNLLRLESWQKLANIYDEEVDLLLNDGSKQINVLGWRKNAVLSERVEASRRRSRRCLLMTLALAKTADQQAEIHELLALVYYDGLQNVVPIYDQRSVLPSKDSAWMMFCQNSMRHFQKAFAHKEDWSHAFYLGKLSEKLGYSHEMSFSFYAKAIALNPSAADSFYRMHASRLKLLCTCRKQDEEALKVVAAHCFNESTQDTVMDILSKVCPSISESTCSEDRTPDAYFVNDVKGDSHFEGVWQMLYNDCLSALEICVEGDLKHFHKARYMLAQGLYRRGGKMDLGKAKEELSFCFKSARSSFTINMWEIDSMVKKGRRRTQGCSGNRRALEVNLAESSRKFITCIRKYILFYLKLLEETGDICTLDRAYFCLRTDKRFSLCLEDLIPVALGRYLKALISSIHQTDHMSCAASNSSEHHLEKMFSLFMEQVAMWSDICGLPEIKSSELTESCLFGYLYRYIQSLEQNIKVEALEGINEKIRKRLKNPKLSNSNCAKVHKHVSAAWCRSLVISMALITPLHSRLSSEVQVPNSPANGLENSQLLCVDLQLDELWSSSFEDMNHLKDLERKWNPSLSKIKNVIVKRVADEDMETASMLLRCCYNFYKDTFCALLPSGVNLYMVPSQFATETYIQPGIDAVDILDMNTSRKLLLWAYTLLHGHCTNVSAAIKYCDENSKSRIKKGTGSSLPSSANASPATASNIGGGKDGTSKSSEPDVSLLSNSGNAPSSETDGSQKVKPPSLPETEKASGASLSQTGGTMNALSTSLPEGESGFNMTSISLSESVSTTCPKAVSADQGQKVLSAAPHLHQNNPVAESKKLNMQNDAKPENI, from the exons ATG tTTTCAATTGCAGCTATCAATGATACAGACTCAAAAAGCCAATGGGAACCTTTAGCCCCAACCAAAGAAGCCCAG GAATTTCATTTATCACAAGCTTACCATGAAGGACTTTTGAAACTGGAAGCTAAAGACTATAAAAAAGCTCGTGAGCTTTTGGAGGCTGTGTTAAAGGATCCTTTGGTCGCAAACTCTCAG GTGGATAGTAATTCTAGTGATGGTCATCTTTTGCAGCTCAG ATTTTTGGCACTGAAGAATCTTGCCAATGTTTTTCTACAACAAGGTGCTCCTTACTACAAAGATGCTTTGCAATGCTATCTTCAATCTGTAGAGATTGATAATAAGGATGCTGTTGTCTGGAATAAGCTGGGAACTTTAGCATGCTCAATGGGATCGTTGAGCATTTCCCGCTGGGCATTTGAACAAGGGTTATATTGCAGTCCCAATAACT GGAATTGCATGGAAAAACTTTTAGAAGTGCTTATTGCTATAGGTGATGAGGTTGCCTGCCTTTCAGTCGCTGATCTAATTCTAAGACATTGGCCTTCCCATTCTCGAGCTTTGCTTGTTAAAAGAACTATTGAAGAGTCTGAACCAATTCCATTTGCCCCACGAGGGATAGACAATCTAGAACCTAAACACACGCGGCTGAAATTCCCAGAGAAGAGAAAAGCTGCAGGTGATGACCTTGATGAGAAACTTGTTTCCAAAAAGTTGAAGCAAAGTTTGGAGTTCTGCCTTCCAGATGTTTCCTGGACAGCTCTTGCCAGTGAATTCTTGAAAATTTTACATCCATCAATTGAATCTAGTTCTGAACTTGGACTAGGGAAAAACATATCTGGTGATGTTACAGTAAGCATTAAATTGTCTAACATACCAGGAAAATCTAGGGATCCTTCAGAAAGGAAAACTACTTATGTCTCCGCAGCTGCTGAAAGCATTTGCGTTGTGGATTACAAGTCTGAGAAAGGTAGTGCTGGTAGAGAAAAACAATCAAGTATTTGTGGAGAACAACCTCAAGAAAGACGAAGCAGCCGCCTGGAAAGGCTCAGGAGTCGTAAACCAGACAAAGAAGAATTAGATTTTGAGACCAACAGGGACCTTGCTAAAGTTGTAATGCAATTTCTAGGACCCTATCTTGTGAATCAAACAGGATTTGCAGACAAAGCTGAGGATCTTCCTAATTCACCGGATACAGAGTGTGATGATGTTGTTGAATTTGTCCTGAAATCGACAAGAAATCACGGTGCTTACCACTTGGGTCACATGCTCCTGGAAGAAGTTGCCAACCGAGGCATTTTGtatcaggatggcatgtctaaATTTTTAGATCTGGAGAAGATGATAAGGTTTTGGGGCCAGGAGAGAACTCCTGAGTGCAATTTGTTTCTTGCTGAGTTATATTATGATTTTGGTGTATGTTCTTCTGACACTTCAAAGAAGTCTAGCTTGATGTCAGAGGCTTCATATCATCTATGCAAAATAATTGAATGCGTCGCTTTGGACTATCCATTCCACATTATTGGCAGGAAAGAAAGCTCTTCAACGAGGGAGCATTGTCAGAATAATGGTCATAGTGGATATCCTCAAATTAGTAAAAATCATGGGTTTTGGGTTCGCTTTTTTTGGTTAAGTGGGCAATTGTCTATATCAGATGGTGACAAAGCGAGAGCTCGAGAAGAGTTCTCTATTTCAATTGAGCTTTTGACAAATAAGGAAAGCAAAAATGACTTCGTTTCATTGTCCCACTTAAAATCGTATAAGAGGCTGACTGTCGATAGAATCCTCCATGAGATTCATCTACTGGACGTTGATTTTCTAATGAAGGATGGTATCCATCAGTTAGTTGATAAAAATCTGCACTCTGAGTGTGTAAAGACACTTGCTCCTCTTCTCTTTTCCTCAAAAGAGGTCCGTGCTGAATCATTACGTGTCACCAATCATACAGAGAGAGGGCTAACTTCAATTGAACTGTCTGCCTTAGATATTTTAATAAAAGGATGTGAGGAGACGGAGCCATTGGACATTGAGGTCTATTTAAATTGCCATAAAAGGAAGTTGCAGGTGCTCATTACTGCTGCTAGTGAGGAAGAATATCAGCTTTCTAACCAGATGAAAGATTCAAAAATGTTATCTGTCTCTGACTCAGAGTCAAAAGAAATCCCAAGTGACCTCTGTAACTTGGTTGCTCAAGAAGTGAAGGCAATATCTCAGTGTGCGTCAAGGATAAAGAGCATCAGTAACCCTTCTGAAAGCTCT AGTGGTGTTCCAATGACTGTCATTAGTGATATTCAATCGTCGCTGCTGATGTTTATGTGTAACATTGCCAACACATATTCTTGTAAGAAATTTTCTGGCCCAGGAATTTCAGATCATAGAGAACAGAGAGAAAGCTCGTACTTTGTAGATGCAGCTATTGCATTCTGTAAACTCCAACACTTGATCCCAAATGTTCCTATAAAAGCTCAA ACAGAGTTGATCGTGGCAATCCATGACATGCTTGCTGAGTTTGGTGTCTGCTGTGCAAATGCAACTGGTGAAGAGGAAGAAGGAACATTTCTAAAACTTGCAATAAAGCACCTCTTGAACTTGGATATGAAACTGAAATCTAACTTTCACTCTGTCTGCAAGGAATTTGAAATGTCTCAGCGTGACGAACAGTCTTCTCATGATAATAATGTAGGGAAATCTGAGCAACTTTCTCATGGAAGCAACATCAAAGTGTTATCAAATGTATCGAATTTGGACAACCTAAATGTGACAGGTCAGATAGATAGAGATGAAGCTACTGCTTCAGATAAAGATGCTGTTGAGAGGATTAGTGCAGAAGCCATTTCTGCCAGTAAAGCTCTGGAGGTTGAGAAAACTAAAGAGGAGAAAAGTAAGAGTATTGGTGATGTCTCTGATGGTTTGTACCCTAGATCGGAGAAATCAAAGGATCAATTGGTCGAAGATGGAACCAAGCTAAGTGAAGATGAAAAGGAGGAGCTTGAAGTTGCCATTGATAATGCTTTGGATCAGTGCTTTTACTGTCTGTATGGATTGAATCTAAGGTCTGATGCATCTTATGAAGATGATTTAGCTGCGCATAAGAATACAAGCCGGGGTGATTACCAAACTAAGGAACAGTGTGCTGACGTTTTTCAGTATATACTTCCCTATGCAAAAGCTTCTTCT AAAACGGGGCTCATTAAACTCCGAAGAGTCCTTAGAGCTATACGAAAGCACTTTCCACAACCACCAGATGATGTTTTAGCTGGAAATGCAATAGACAAGTTCTTAGATGGTCCTGAAATGTATGAAGACAAACTCTCTGAGGAAGCAGGATCCAGTGGCTTTTTGGAATCCATGACAAAGATATTATTATCAGATCCCGGAAGCCTCAAACAACAGAAAGCATCATCAAAAGGAAG TTCTGAGCCATACCTGGAAGTTTATAGCAACTTGTATTATCTTCTTGCTCAGTCCGAAGAAATGAATGCAACTGATAAATGGGCTGGCTTTGTTCTGACAAAAGAAGGGGAGGAATTTGTGCAGCAAAATGCAAATCTCATCAAATATGATTTAATTTACAATCTCCTACGCTTGGAGAGTTGGCAGAAACTTGCAAATATATATGATGAG GAGGTAGACTTGCTGCTAAATGATGGAAGCAAGCAAATAAATGTTCTGGGATGGAGGAAAAATGCTGTTTTATCTGAGAGAGTTGAGGCAAGTCGCAGAAGGAGCAGACGATGTTTGTTGATGACTTTAGCTTTAGCCAAAACAGCAGATCAACAG GCTGAGATACATGAGTTATTGGCATTAGTATATTATGATGGTCTTCAGAATGTAGTACCAATCTATGATCAAAGATCTGTTTTGCCGTCCAAAGATTCAGCATGGATGATGTTCTGTCAAAACTCAATGAGACACTTTCAGAAGGCCTTTGCACACAA GGAGGATTGGTCGCATGCATTCTATCTGGGAAAACTCTCCGAGAAGCTTGGATACTCACATGAGATGTCATTTTCATTCTATGCTAAAGCTATTGCTTTGAATCCATCTGCTGCAGATTCTTTCTATAGGATGCATGCTTCACGGTTGAAGTTACTTTGCACATGTAGGAAACAAGATGAGGAGGCCTTGAAG GTTGTTGCTGCGCACTGTTTCAATGAATCGACTCAGGATACTGTGATGGATATCCTCAGTAAGGTTTGCCCATCAATTTCAGAATCAACGTGCTCCGAGGATAGAACTCCCGATGCTTACTTTGTAAATGATGTAAAAGGGGATTCACATTTTGAAGGGGTGTGGCAGATGCTTTACAATGATTGTCTTTCTGCCCTTGAAATATGTGTGGAAGGGGACCTGAAACATTTTCATAAGGCTAGATATATGCTTGCTCAAGGCCTATATCGAAGAGGTGGGAAGATGGATCTAGGGAAGGCAAAGGAGGAACTTTCTTTCTGCTTTAAGTCGGCTCGTTCTTCATTCACAATAAACATGTGGGAGATTGACAGTATGGTTAAAAAGGGAAG GCGCAGAACCCAAGGTTGCTCAGGGAACAGGAGAGCCCTAGAAGTTAACTTGGCAGAAAGTTCTCGGAAGTTCATTACTTGCATCCGCAAGTACATATTATTCTATTTAAAACTGCTGGAGGAGACAGGAGACATATGTACCCTTGATCGGGCTTATTTCTGTCTTAGGACAGATAAGAGG TTCTCCTTatgccttgaagatctcattCCAGTTGCTCTTGGACGATACTTAAAGGCATTAATTTCATCTATACATCAAACTGACCATATGTCTTGTGCTGCTAGCAACTCTAGTGAGCATCATCTGGAGAAAATGTTCTCTCTGTTCATGGAACAGGTAGCCATGTGGTCTGATATTTGTGGCTTACCAGAAATAAAGAGCTCAGAGTTGACGGAGAGCTGTTTATTTGG ATATCTTTATCGATATATCCAGTCTTTAGAGCAAAATATCAAAGTTGAAGCGCTTGAAGGAATAAATGAGAAGATACGCAAGCGTTTGAAGAACCCAAAGCTGTCGAATAGTAACTGCGCAAAAGTTCATAAGCATGTTTCTGCTGCTTGGTGTCGGTCACTTGTTATTAGCATGGCCTTAATAACACCTTTGCATTCAAGACTCTCTAGTGAAGTGCAAGTTCCAAATTCGCCAGCTAATGGATTAGAGAATTCACAACTGCTTTGTGTTGATCTCCAACTGGATGAACTATGGAGTTCATCTTTTGAGGACATGAATCATTTGAAGGATCTTGAGAGGAAGTGGAACCCTTCATTGTCTAAGATAAAAAATGTAATAGTAAAGAGAGTTGCAGATGAAGATATGGAAACTGCTTCTATGTTGCTTAGGTGTTGCTATAATTTTTATAAGGACACTTTTTGTGCATTGCTCCCATCAGGTGTAAACCTTTATATGGTGCCATCTCAATTTGCTACGGAAACATATATCCAACCTGGGATAGATGCAGTTGACATACTCGATATGAACACTTCACGGAAGCTACTTTTGTGGGCCTACACACTTCTGCATGGCCATTGCACAAATGTCTCAGCTGCTATTAAGTATTGTGACGAAAATTCCAAG TCAAGGATAAAAAAAGGAACTGGAAGCTCGTTGCCTTCAAGTGCAAATGCATCTCCTGCCACAGCTTCCAATATAG GTGGAGGAAAAGATGGAACGAGTAAAAGCTCTGAACCAGATGTTTCCCTATTATCAAATTCGGGCAATGCACCATCTTCTGAAACCGATGGATCACAAAAGGTTAAACCTCCCAGTTTGCCAGAAACTGAGAAGGCAAGTGGTGCCTCTTTATCCCAAACGGGGGGCACAATGAATGCATTATCGACATCTCTACCTGAAGGAGAGAGTGGTTTCAACATGACATCCATATCTTTGTCTGAATCTGTAAGCACTACTTGTCCAAAAGCTGTATCTGCTGATCAGGGCCAGAAGGTTTTATCGGCTGCTCCGCATTTACATCAAAACAATCCTGTTGCTGAGAGCAAGAAATTGAATATGCAGAATGATGCGAAACCTGAAAACATTTGA
- the LOC104097880 gene encoding glutamyl-tRNA(Gln) amidotransferase subunit C, chloroplastic/mitochondrial, producing MGSSIKALHLRKPATDSFFFNFTKNGISSLPVSIKQRRSYSMKSSVLEPPDVPRLAETARISLTPQQVEEFAPKIRQVIDWFGQLQAVDLQSIEPAIRADTEGDNLRDDVSEKFENREALISAVPSFEEPYIKVPKVLNKE from the exons ATGGGAAGCAGCATTAAAGCTTTGCATTTGCGGAAACCAGCCACTGATTCTTTCTTCTTCAATTTCACCAAAAATGGCATTTCCTCATTACCAGTGTCAATCAAGCAGCGAAGAAGCTACTCTATGAAATCGAGTGTTCTAGAGCCTCCTGATGTTCCTCGTTTGGCTGAAACTGCTCGAATTTCACTCACCCCCCAACAA GTTGAAGAATTTGCTCCCAAAATTCGACAAGTTATAGATTG GTTTGGACAACTTCAAGCTGTTGATCTGCAGAGTATCGAGCCAGCCATAAGGGCAG ATACTGAGGGAGATAATTTGCGGGATGACGTATCTGAGAAGTTTGAGAATAG GGAAGCATTGATTTCTGCTGTGCCTAGCTTTGAGGAGCCTTACATCAAAGTTCCCAAAGTGTTGAATAAGGAGTAA